One Candidatus Planktophila limnetica DNA segment encodes these proteins:
- the sufD gene encoding Fe-S cluster assembly protein SufD — translation MSVLTTNILVPHGREESWRFTPLNRLKGLHDGSAAIAEHRSLSLRSDVTPGVTFERISRELLPSLSTTDDAVMNRVREFSSDVAVLKIAANTEVSSPIHLSRKTFGINAAEFSRVLIHVGSNARATVILANTGDTLLAEEIEFKVESGANLTFVTLQEWDSQTVHVGKHHAIVDKDAMFKSITVTIGGSVVRLLPTVEFTGPGADAHLIGVYFATAGQFFEHRIFVDHCVPNAKSRVNFKGALSGDKAHTVWIGDVFIRANAEGTDTYELNRNLLLTDGARADSVPNLEIETGEIVGAGHASTTGRFDDEQLFYLMSRGISVEDARRLVVRGFFAEIITEIADSEIQDRLMQRIDDELVKAGA, via the coding sequence ATGAGTGTTTTAACCACAAATATTTTGGTGCCTCATGGGCGGGAAGAGTCGTGGCGTTTTACTCCACTGAATCGCCTTAAGGGTTTACACGATGGCTCTGCGGCAATTGCAGAGCATCGTTCGCTTTCGTTGCGCTCTGATGTAACTCCAGGAGTTACATTTGAGAGAATTTCAAGAGAGCTTTTGCCATCTTTAAGCACAACTGATGACGCAGTAATGAACAGAGTTCGAGAGTTTTCCTCAGATGTTGCAGTTTTGAAAATCGCTGCAAACACAGAGGTTAGCTCGCCAATTCATTTGTCGAGAAAAACTTTTGGAATTAATGCAGCTGAATTTTCGCGTGTTCTAATCCATGTGGGATCGAATGCACGGGCAACTGTTATTCTTGCCAATACAGGGGACACCTTGTTAGCAGAAGAGATTGAATTCAAAGTTGAATCAGGCGCCAATCTCACTTTTGTGACGTTACAAGAGTGGGATTCTCAAACTGTTCACGTTGGTAAGCACCATGCCATAGTTGATAAAGATGCGATGTTTAAATCCATCACTGTCACTATTGGCGGTTCGGTAGTTCGCTTACTTCCAACAGTTGAATTTACTGGCCCTGGCGCAGACGCTCACTTAATTGGTGTGTACTTCGCAACTGCTGGGCAGTTCTTTGAGCACCGAATATTTGTTGATCATTGCGTTCCTAATGCGAAGTCTCGAGTTAATTTCAAAGGTGCTTTATCTGGAGACAAGGCTCATACAGTCTGGATTGGTGATGTTTTCATTCGTGCCAATGCAGAAGGAACCGATACATACGAACTTAATCGAAATCTTTTGCTCACAGATGGAGCTCGCGCCGATTCAGTGCCAAATTTAGAGATCGAAACTGGCGAGATAGTTGGTGCAGGACATGCAAGCACTACGGGTCGCTTTGATGATGAACAGCTTTTCTATTTGATGTCACGCGGTATTTCAGTAGAAGATGCTCGTCGTTTAGTTGTCCGAGGTTTCTTTGCAGAAATCATCACCGAGATTGCTGATTCCGAAATTCAAGATCGATTAATGCAGCGCATTGATGATGAACTTGTAAAGGCAGGTGCTTAA
- the sufB gene encoding Fe-S cluster assembly protein SufB yields the protein MTIAHPELEGIGNYEYGWADKNEKSDNAKRGINEDVVRDISSKKSEPQWMLDLRLKGLALFEKKPMPSWGSDLSGIFFDTIKYFVRSTEKQAQTWDDLPEDIKNTYDRLGIPEAEKQRLVSGVAAQYESEVVYHSIREDLAAQGVIFLDTDSGLRDHPELFKEYFGTVIPVGDNKFAALNTSVWSGGSFIYVPKGVHVEIPLQAYFRINTENMGQFERTLIIADEDSYIHYVEGCTAPIYKSDSLHSAVVEIIVKKGARVRYTTIQNWSNNVYNLVTKRATCAEGATMEWIDGNIGSKVTMKYPAIFLMGAHAKGETLSLAFAGEGQHQDSGAKMVHAAPYTSSTVISKSVARGGGRTSYRGLVQIQEGAHHSKSTVKCDALLVDTISRSDTYPYVDVREDDVSMGHEATVSKISDDQLFYLMSRGLTEDEAMAMIVRGFIEPIARELPMEYALELNRLIELQMEGAVG from the coding sequence ATGACAATCGCCCATCCAGAACTAGAAGGAATTGGTAATTACGAATACGGCTGGGCAGATAAGAATGAGAAGAGCGATAACGCCAAGCGGGGTATCAACGAAGACGTTGTCCGCGATATCTCTTCGAAGAAGTCCGAACCACAGTGGATGCTCGATCTACGTCTTAAGGGTTTAGCCCTGTTTGAAAAGAAGCCAATGCCATCATGGGGATCAGATTTATCCGGAATCTTTTTCGACACAATCAAATACTTTGTGCGCTCAACTGAAAAGCAAGCACAAACATGGGATGACCTTCCAGAAGATATTAAAAATACCTACGATCGCTTAGGTATTCCTGAAGCGGAAAAACAACGTCTGGTCTCAGGTGTTGCTGCTCAATACGAATCTGAAGTTGTTTATCACTCGATTCGTGAAGATCTTGCAGCGCAAGGTGTGATTTTTCTTGATACGGATTCAGGATTGCGTGACCACCCAGAATTATTCAAAGAATATTTCGGAACCGTAATCCCAGTTGGCGATAACAAATTTGCTGCGTTGAATACCTCTGTGTGGTCTGGTGGTTCATTTATTTATGTTCCTAAGGGAGTACACGTAGAGATTCCTTTGCAGGCATATTTCCGTATCAACACTGAAAATATGGGCCAGTTTGAACGTACCTTAATCATTGCTGATGAGGATTCTTACATTCATTATGTAGAAGGTTGTACAGCTCCTATTTACAAATCTGATTCACTGCACTCTGCAGTAGTTGAGATTATTGTGAAAAAGGGTGCACGAGTTCGTTACACAACTATTCAAAATTGGTCTAACAACGTCTATAACTTAGTTACTAAACGAGCAACATGTGCCGAAGGTGCAACCATGGAGTGGATTGATGGAAACATTGGTTCAAAGGTAACTATGAAATATCCAGCAATTTTTCTTATGGGAGCCCACGCTAAAGGTGAGACACTTTCACTAGCATTCGCTGGAGAAGGACAACATCAAGATTCAGGTGCAAAGATGGTTCACGCCGCACCGTATACATCTTCAACTGTGATTTCTAAATCAGTTGCTCGTGGTGGCGGTAGAACTTCATATCGCGGCTTAGTGCAAATTCAAGAAGGTGCTCATCATTCAAAGAGCACCGTCAAATGCGATGCGCTGCTTGTGGACACGATTTCTCGCTCTGATACATATCCATATGTAGATGTTCGAGAAGACGATGTTTCAATGGGTCACGAAGCGACAGTTTCTAAGATCAGTGATGATCAATTGTTCTATTTGATGTCACGTGGTCTAACAGAAGATGAAGCAATGGCAATGATTGTTCGTGGATTCATTGAACCGATTGCTCGCGAACTTCCAATGGAATACGCACTTGAACTCAACCGTTTGATTGAACTTCAAATGGAAGGCGCTGTTGGTTAA
- a CDS encoding helix-turn-helix transcriptional regulator, producing the protein MKIAAGLAPSDDVRTRDAVARQILENGPSTAAALSKKLGFTPAGIRRHLDALVLDGVLEAREPHAALVRGRGRPSKVFVMTDNGREKFEHSYDDLAVAALKFMSAQMGEESIKAFAESRADDIIKKASLSIVKKSQKSDALASFLTEQGYAASVVEKVHGEEICQHHCPIAHVAAEFPQLCEAETRAFSEILGTHVQRLATIAHGDGVCTTFVPKTARSLTTKRGRS; encoded by the coding sequence GTGAAAATAGCCGCAGGATTAGCACCTTCCGATGACGTGCGTACACGCGATGCCGTGGCTCGCCAAATCCTAGAAAATGGACCATCAACTGCTGCTGCCCTTTCGAAAAAGCTTGGTTTTACTCCTGCAGGAATTCGTCGCCACTTAGACGCCCTTGTTTTGGATGGAGTTTTAGAAGCGCGCGAACCACACGCAGCACTTGTTCGCGGTCGCGGTAGACCTTCAAAAGTTTTTGTGATGACTGATAACGGTCGTGAAAAATTTGAACATTCCTATGATGATTTAGCAGTAGCTGCTTTGAAATTCATGTCCGCTCAAATGGGAGAGGAAAGCATCAAAGCATTCGCAGAATCTCGCGCCGATGACATTATTAAAAAGGCGTCCCTATCAATTGTGAAAAAATCTCAAAAGAGCGATGCATTGGCCTCGTTTCTAACTGAACAGGGCTATGCAGCAAGTGTTGTTGAAAAGGTGCATGGAGAAGAAATTTGCCAGCACCATTGCCCGATCGCACACGTTGCAGCAGAGTTCCCACAATTATGTGAAGCCGAAACTCGTGCTTTCTCAGAGATCCTCGGTACTCATGTTCAACGATTAGCAACCATCGCTCATGGCGATGGTGTGTGCACAACTTTTGTTCCAAAAACGGCTCGTTCGTTAACTACTAAGAGAGGTCGCTCATGA
- a CDS encoding COX15/CtaA family protein encodes MSEFARKWLVAILRILLVFQVGIVLTGGIVRLTGSGLGCPTWPECVEGSYTPVEDQFEGFRAWIEFGNRLLTFALVLACILSILAVLLSKQKELRLLVLGQFAGIFGQAVLGGITVLTDLHPLPVAGHFILSIILIAGAQSLLTKAKTPYERITLGKNTLHALGRGHVVLTFLVIVVGTLVTGSGPHAGDAAAPRFDFDFRTVAWLHADLVIALLGLSLAYFIFTATPSHTKRLLKFFFLAALIQGAIGYIQYFLDLPELIVAMHMLGSTLVWISAWKVWLSVSRQPKESELNR; translated from the coding sequence ATGAGCGAATTTGCCCGTAAATGGTTGGTGGCAATTCTGCGAATTCTCCTAGTTTTCCAAGTGGGAATTGTTCTCACCGGTGGCATCGTTCGACTCACAGGCTCAGGCCTTGGCTGTCCTACTTGGCCGGAGTGTGTTGAAGGTTCATACACCCCAGTGGAAGATCAATTCGAAGGTTTTCGTGCGTGGATTGAATTTGGAAATCGATTACTAACATTTGCACTCGTGCTCGCCTGCATACTTTCGATTCTTGCCGTATTGCTGAGTAAACAAAAAGAATTGCGACTACTAGTTCTTGGTCAATTCGCTGGAATATTTGGACAAGCTGTTTTAGGTGGCATCACGGTGCTTACAGATTTGCATCCATTGCCTGTAGCAGGTCACTTCATACTTTCAATCATCTTAATCGCTGGTGCGCAATCACTACTGACAAAAGCGAAGACTCCATACGAGCGAATCACACTTGGTAAAAATACACTCCACGCACTAGGTCGAGGCCACGTGGTTCTTACGTTCCTAGTTATTGTTGTTGGAACATTGGTGACAGGTTCTGGTCCCCATGCCGGAGATGCTGCCGCCCCACGTTTTGATTTTGATTTCCGTACAGTGGCTTGGTTACACGCAGACTTGGTCATTGCATTATTAGGCCTATCCCTCGCCTACTTCATTTTTACCGCGACTCCTTCTCATACAAAACGCTTGCTCAAATTCTTCTTCCTTGCAGCACTAATTCAAGGGGCAATTGGATATATTCAATACTTCCTGGATTTGCCAGAATTAATCGTTGCCATGCATATGCTCGGATCCACATTGGTGTGGATCAGCGCATGGAAAGTATGGCTATCCGTTTCAAGACAACCAAAAGAGAGTGAATTGAATCGATGA